One window of the Triticum dicoccoides isolate Atlit2015 ecotype Zavitan chromosome 3B, WEW_v2.0, whole genome shotgun sequence genome contains the following:
- the LOC119276380 gene encoding uncharacterized protein LOC119276380 isoform X1, giving the protein MAVLFHSPFNFEYWSPRRAQLWLRMSARAQGCCSARRCGRFLPRGGLSRAYPGVSTVGTTCTASCWPLKASSWSTATPRLQIGGIEKRNGVPWIGHALERERQAAAARGLASFLLFLLLPYDFLVGCLGEETTSCSSQSSRSSSFNSHVSEICSPVQTVRQLFN; this is encoded by the exons ATGGCTGTTCTATTCCATTCCCCGTTTAATTTTGAGTACTGGAGTCCAAGGCGAGCCCAACTATGGCTGAGAATGAG tgccagggCCCAAGGCTGCTGTAGTGCTAGACGCTGTGGCCGTTTTCTCCCACGCGGGGGCCTGTCGCGCGCTTACCCGGGAGTGTCGACGGTGGGCACGACCTGTACTGCTTCCTGCTGGCCTCTCAAGGCCTCCTCCTGGTCCACAGCTACTCCGCGACTCCAAATTGGCGGCATTGAAAAAAG GAATGGTGTTCCGTGGATAGGTCATGCGTTGGAGAGGGAACGACAAGCTGCAGCAGCGAGAGGTCTTGCCTCTTTTCTGCTGTTCTTGCTTCTCCCGTATGATTTTTTAGTTGGTTGTCTTGGAGAGGAAACGACAAGCTGCAGCAGCCAGAGTAGTAGGAGCAGCAGCTTCAACTCCCACG TCTCTGAGATTTGTTCTCCAGTTCAAACTGTGCGTCAACTGTTCAACTGA
- the LOC119276380 gene encoding uncharacterized protein LOC119276380 isoform X2 — MAVLFHSPFNFEYWSPRRAQLWLRMRAQGCCSARRCGRFLPRGGLSRAYPGVSTVGTTCTASCWPLKASSWSTATPRLQIGGIEKRNGVPWIGHALERERQAAAARGLASFLLFLLLPYDFLVGCLGEETTSCSSQSSRSSSFNSHVSEICSPVQTVRQLFN, encoded by the exons ATGGCTGTTCTATTCCATTCCCCGTTTAATTTTGAGTACTGGAGTCCAAGGCGAGCCCAACTATGGCTGAGAATGAG ggCCCAAGGCTGCTGTAGTGCTAGACGCTGTGGCCGTTTTCTCCCACGCGGGGGCCTGTCGCGCGCTTACCCGGGAGTGTCGACGGTGGGCACGACCTGTACTGCTTCCTGCTGGCCTCTCAAGGCCTCCTCCTGGTCCACAGCTACTCCGCGACTCCAAATTGGCGGCATTGAAAAAAG GAATGGTGTTCCGTGGATAGGTCATGCGTTGGAGAGGGAACGACAAGCTGCAGCAGCGAGAGGTCTTGCCTCTTTTCTGCTGTTCTTGCTTCTCCCGTATGATTTTTTAGTTGGTTGTCTTGGAGAGGAAACGACAAGCTGCAGCAGCCAGAGTAGTAGGAGCAGCAGCTTCAACTCCCACG TCTCTGAGATTTGTTCTCCAGTTCAAACTGTGCGTCAACTGTTCAACTGA